The Urbifossiella limnaea genome has a window encoding:
- a CDS encoding MFS transporter translates to MSSVTKWLVLTVAAVGFFFDTYELLMFPVIAAPALGELLKVDLDNEQVTLWVGRMLWIAAVCGGVFGLLGGVLIDRLGRKRVMVGSILIYSFSPVAAAFSTELWMLVLFRCTTFIGVCVEMVAAVTWLAELFEDKKARQLAIGWTLAFASVGGLFVSLVNKAAIAYGASLPALPLPEGFDQHAAWRYTLLTGLVPGVFIALLLPFVPESRVWAAKKAAGTLRRPAFGELFAPGLIRVTLVSTLLSACGYAAAFGALQLTPPRIVPGLPEFSERRAELGKEAKVLDARKELLAKVTDENDKMKGGDNLKARYAQLKQDKAELKKAGQNRGATVQFWQELGGLTGRVLLAVLVVFVAGRLLLRLFVVPGLLMFPVTYYLLFPDQPGLFVVGIFLCGLCTVAQFSYFGEYLPKAFPMHLRGTGGSFALNVGGRMVGTSAAFLTTNVVAPMMPSENAFRQVAMAAAVVGGGAYLLALVLSFFLPEVQEETEVA, encoded by the coding sequence GTGTCGTCCGTCACCAAGTGGCTCGTCCTCACCGTCGCCGCCGTCGGCTTCTTCTTCGACACCTACGAACTGCTGATGTTCCCCGTCATCGCCGCCCCGGCGCTGGGCGAGCTGTTGAAGGTGGACCTCGACAACGAGCAGGTGACGCTGTGGGTCGGCCGGATGCTGTGGATCGCGGCGGTCTGCGGCGGCGTCTTCGGCCTCCTCGGCGGCGTCCTCATCGACCGCCTCGGCCGCAAGCGGGTGATGGTCGGCAGCATCCTCATCTACTCGTTCAGCCCGGTCGCGGCGGCGTTCAGCACCGAGCTGTGGATGCTCGTCCTGTTCCGCTGCACCACCTTCATCGGCGTGTGCGTCGAGATGGTGGCCGCCGTCACGTGGCTGGCCGAGCTGTTCGAGGACAAGAAGGCCCGCCAGCTGGCCATCGGCTGGACGCTGGCGTTCGCGTCCGTCGGCGGCCTGTTCGTGTCGCTGGTGAACAAGGCGGCCATCGCCTACGGCGCGTCGCTCCCCGCGCTGCCCCTGCCGGAGGGGTTCGACCAGCACGCCGCGTGGCGGTACACGCTGCTGACCGGCCTCGTGCCCGGCGTGTTCATCGCGCTGCTGCTGCCGTTCGTGCCCGAGTCGCGGGTGTGGGCGGCGAAGAAGGCCGCGGGTACGTTGCGGCGGCCGGCGTTCGGCGAGCTGTTCGCCCCCGGCCTCATCCGCGTCACGCTCGTCTCGACGCTGCTCTCGGCGTGCGGGTACGCGGCAGCGTTCGGCGCGCTGCAACTCACGCCTCCGCGGATCGTGCCGGGCCTCCCCGAGTTCTCCGAGCGACGGGCCGAGCTCGGCAAGGAAGCCAAGGTGCTCGACGCCCGCAAGGAACTGCTGGCGAAGGTGACCGACGAGAACGACAAGATGAAGGGCGGCGACAACCTGAAGGCCCGCTACGCCCAGTTGAAGCAGGACAAGGCCGAGCTGAAGAAGGCCGGGCAGAACCGCGGCGCGACCGTTCAGTTCTGGCAGGAACTCGGCGGCCTGACCGGCCGCGTGCTGCTGGCCGTACTCGTCGTCTTCGTCGCGGGTCGGTTGCTGCTGCGGCTGTTCGTCGTGCCCGGGTTGCTGATGTTCCCCGTGACGTACTACCTGCTGTTCCCCGACCAGCCGGGGCTGTTCGTGGTCGGCATCTTCCTGTGCGGGCTGTGCACGGTGGCGCAGTTCAGCTACTTCGGCGAGTACCTGCCGAAGGCGTTCCCGATGCACCTCCGCGGCACCGGCGGCAGCTTCGCCTTGAACGTCGGCGGCCGCATGGTCGGCACCTCGGCCGCGTTCCTGACGACGAACGTCGTCGCCCCGATGATGCCGTCCGAGAATGCGTTCCGGCAGGTGGCCATGGCTGCGGCCGTCGTCGGCGGCGGGGCGTACCTGCTGGCGCTCGTGCTGTCGTTCTTCCTGCCCGAAGTCCAGGAAGAAACCGAGGTCGCTTGA
- a CDS encoding 3-keto-disaccharide hydrolase, with protein MRLPHLVAFAATALAAVLAAAPAPAVQTGDDTAAFLNPDNWEGRKDIWTVSPGKVVGETKEDPKYNTFLCSKTKYADFELTCKVVLKGGVGNSGVQIRSERTDQDGDKNPYRVRGPQVDVGKGYWGSLYGEGVGGMMKASDPAKFKAAVKEDGVNEYYILAKGHRITIKINGETMVDQDFPTLPGKDAKAAPTEGIIAFQAHAGYASMRVEFSDIKFKKLTK; from the coding sequence ATGCGCCTCCCCCACCTGGTCGCGTTCGCCGCGACCGCCCTGGCCGCGGTCCTCGCCGCCGCCCCCGCCCCCGCCGTCCAGACCGGCGACGACACCGCCGCGTTCCTCAACCCCGACAACTGGGAGGGCCGGAAGGACATCTGGACCGTCTCACCGGGCAAGGTCGTCGGCGAGACGAAGGAAGACCCGAAGTACAACACGTTCCTGTGCAGCAAGACCAAGTACGCCGACTTCGAGCTGACCTGCAAGGTGGTGCTGAAAGGCGGCGTGGGCAACAGCGGCGTTCAGATTCGCAGCGAGCGCACCGACCAGGACGGCGACAAGAACCCGTACCGCGTCCGCGGGCCGCAGGTGGACGTGGGCAAGGGGTATTGGGGCAGCCTGTACGGCGAGGGCGTCGGGGGGATGATGAAGGCGTCCGACCCGGCCAAGTTCAAGGCCGCCGTGAAGGAGGACGGCGTGAACGAGTACTACATCCTGGCGAAGGGCCACCGCATTACCATCAAGATCAACGGCGAGACGATGGTGGACCAGGACTTCCCGACGCTGCCGGGCAAGGACGCGAAGGCCGCCCCGACGGAGGGGATCATCGCCTTCCAGGCGCACGCGGGGTACGCCTCCATGCGCGTCGAGTTCAGCGACATCAAGTTCAAGAAGCTGACGAAGTAA
- a CDS encoding S1C family serine protease, translating into MSRFWQHFVTNGGTDPVPADSGAPPDDAEALDAFSNAVVSVAEKLRPAVVNLRVGRRGRGGSGSGVLFAPDGFLLTNHHVVGRDDDVRVRLHDGTELPGRVVGNDPWTDLAVVRVEGDRFPHATLGDSAKLKVGQLAVAIGSPLGFESTVTAGVISALGRTLRSVSGHLVDNVIQTDAALNPGNSGGPLVDSRGRVVGINTAVIQPAQGICFAVPVNTAKTILPQLLKHGHVVRGYLGLHARQVPVAPDLRQRYALEQKSGVEIVMLEEDAPAQAGGLWIEDVVVGFAGRPVADVDDLHRLLTAHPVGIPAAVVVLREGRRLERTVVPAAYPDTVRT; encoded by the coding sequence GTGAGCCGGTTCTGGCAACATTTTGTGACCAACGGCGGGACCGACCCCGTCCCAGCCGATAGCGGCGCGCCGCCCGACGATGCCGAGGCACTCGACGCCTTCTCGAATGCCGTCGTGAGCGTGGCCGAGAAACTGCGGCCGGCGGTCGTGAATCTCCGCGTCGGTCGGCGCGGCCGCGGCGGCAGCGGCTCCGGGGTGTTGTTCGCTCCGGACGGTTTCCTCCTCACGAACCACCACGTCGTCGGCCGCGACGACGACGTGCGCGTCCGACTCCACGACGGCACCGAACTGCCCGGCCGCGTCGTCGGCAACGACCCGTGGACCGACCTGGCCGTGGTCCGCGTCGAGGGAGACCGCTTTCCGCACGCCACGCTCGGCGACTCGGCGAAGTTGAAGGTCGGGCAGTTGGCGGTGGCAATCGGCAGCCCGCTCGGCTTCGAATCGACCGTGACGGCCGGCGTGATCTCGGCGCTCGGCCGCACACTGCGAAGTGTCAGCGGTCACCTTGTGGACAACGTGATCCAGACCGACGCCGCGCTGAACCCCGGCAACAGCGGCGGCCCGCTCGTGGACAGCCGCGGCCGCGTGGTCGGCATCAACACCGCGGTCATCCAGCCGGCTCAGGGCATCTGCTTCGCCGTGCCGGTAAACACGGCGAAGACGATTCTGCCGCAGTTGCTGAAGCACGGCCACGTGGTCCGCGGCTACCTCGGCCTACACGCCCGGCAGGTGCCGGTGGCCCCGGACCTTCGCCAGCGCTACGCCCTGGAGCAGAAGTCGGGCGTGGAAATCGTGATGTTGGAGGAGGACGCCCCAGCCCAGGCGGGTGGGCTGTGGATCGAGGATGTGGTGGTCGGCTTCGCCGGCCGGCCGGTCGCCGACGTGGACGACCTGCACCGACTGCTGACGGCACACCCGGTCGGCATCCCGGCCGCGGTCGTGGTGCTGCGCGAGGGGCGGCGGCTGGAGCGGACGGTGGTACCGGCGGCGTACCCGGATACCGTGCGGACGTGA
- a CDS encoding glycosyltransferase family 2 protein: MPQALPAVPTATPPPAVVDVSVCIANWNCCDLLRRCLESLYDQPQGVSFEVVVVDNASTDGAADMIAAEFPGVRLVRNKDNRGFSKANNQAAALATGRYFFFLNNDTVVPPDTLRKFLEFAEANPAVGMVGPRLRGGDGNAQISYRRRPTLGALLHRVSLLRWTGLFRRAYYDYRRDSFDPEGVRPVEVLMGAAVFLPRAVFEDSGRWDEQYRFGGEDIDLSTQVGRRRELVYVGDVEVVHYGRMSSRKNIGFAAPNVAIGYVHYFRKAGATPAALRVYKLFVTADAPVQCLGKCLQGVVRMARGRTEKARKSWLAARGLWHFMTRELVRFWQA; encoded by the coding sequence ATGCCGCAGGCCCTCCCCGCCGTCCCCACCGCGACCCCGCCGCCGGCGGTCGTCGACGTGTCGGTGTGCATCGCCAACTGGAACTGCTGCGACCTCCTCCGCCGCTGCCTGGAGTCGCTCTACGACCAGCCGCAGGGCGTCAGCTTCGAGGTCGTCGTCGTCGACAACGCCTCCACCGACGGCGCCGCCGACATGATCGCGGCCGAGTTCCCCGGCGTCCGGCTGGTGCGGAACAAGGACAACCGCGGCTTCTCGAAGGCGAACAACCAGGCGGCTGCACTCGCCACGGGGCGCTACTTCTTCTTCCTGAACAACGACACCGTCGTCCCGCCGGACACGCTGCGGAAGTTCCTCGAATTCGCGGAGGCGAACCCGGCCGTCGGCATGGTCGGCCCGCGGCTCCGCGGCGGCGACGGGAACGCGCAGATCTCCTACCGCCGCCGGCCGACGCTCGGGGCGCTGCTCCACCGCGTCAGCCTGCTCCGCTGGACCGGCCTGTTCCGCCGGGCGTACTACGACTACCGCCGCGACTCGTTCGACCCCGAGGGCGTGCGCCCGGTCGAGGTGCTGATGGGGGCGGCGGTGTTCCTGCCGCGTGCGGTGTTCGAGGACAGCGGCCGGTGGGACGAGCAGTACCGGTTCGGCGGCGAGGACATCGACCTGTCCACGCAGGTCGGCCGGCGGCGCGAGCTGGTGTACGTCGGCGACGTGGAGGTGGTGCACTACGGCCGGATGTCGAGCCGCAAGAACATCGGCTTCGCGGCCCCGAACGTGGCGATCGGCTACGTCCACTACTTTCGCAAGGCCGGGGCGACGCCGGCGGCCCTGCGGGTGTACAAGCTGTTCGTCACTGCCGACGCCCCGGTGCAGTGCCTCGGGAAGTGCCTGCAGGGGGTGGTGAGAATGGCCCGCGGCCGGACGGAGAAGGCCCGCAAGAGCTGGCTCGCCGCCCGCGGGCTGTGGCACTTCATGACGCGCGAGCTGGTCCGCTTCTGGCAGGCGTGA